The following proteins come from a genomic window of Nicotiana tomentosiformis chromosome 12, ASM39032v3, whole genome shotgun sequence:
- the LOC138902819 gene encoding uncharacterized protein encodes MVDFDVIMGMDWLYSCFAKLDCRTKLVRFEFLNELVIEWKGNDVVPKGKFISYLKVTKMINKECIYHLVWVTYTDVEAPTLESVPFVNAFSGVFPDELLRIPPDKEIDFGIDVMPDMHPMSIPPYRMSPTKFKELKEQLRDFLEKGIIRPSMSPCGALVLFVRKKDGSLKICIDYL; translated from the coding sequence atggtcgattttgatgtgataatggggatggattggctttattcatgttttgccaagcttgattgccgaaccaaacttgttaggttcgaatttctaaatgagctagttattgagtggaagggcaATGATGTAGTACCGaagggtaagtttatttcttaccttaaggttacgaaaatgatcaacaaggagtgtatttaccatttggtctgggttacgtacaccgatgttgaggcacctacacttgagtccgtgcctttTGTGAATGCAttttcgggagtctttccggatgaactccttcggatcccaccagacaaggagattgattttgggattgatgtgatgccagacatgcATCCTAtgtctattccaccctacagaatgtcACCGACAAAATttaaggagctaaaggaacaattgagagatttttTAGAAAAGGGTATTATCCGGCCGAGTATGTCGCCTTGTGGTGCactggtcctttttgtaagaaagaaagatgggtcattgaAAATTTGCATTGACTATCTGTAG
- the LOC138902820 gene encoding uncharacterized protein translates to MEARVRQFVQGLSLLVINEAATAAVNFDMNYGKMVAFSQAIETRKLKNGMERQSSSKARSVGNFGGSSGGGGRSAFRGGSSGPSQSFAQSSMSAQSSGPSQGNKVPHQQGRPDRRFQQWRLPCPKCRRTHFGFCFMYLPVYYGCGVRGHIQRDCRSSRRNMGRGAARPANSVATTSTTPLARDTPAPAGHGAARGGAQNSGGPSRFYAMRRHQDSEASPDVVTEPEKLHELFSISTPRVY, encoded by the exons atggaggctagagttcgccagtttgtacagggccttagccttttggttattaatgaggccgctacagctgccgTGAAtttcgatatgaactatggtaagatggtggcattttctcaagccataGAGACTCGTAAATTGAAGAATggaatggagcgtcagagtagcagcaaggccagGTCcgtgggcaactttggtggttcttctggtggtggtggtaggtcggcattcaggggagggtcatcaggaccatctcaatcattcgctcagtcttcgatgagtgcacagtcatctggacccagtcagggcaataAGGTACCCCATCAGCAGGGTCGGCCCGATAGAAGGTTTCAGCAGTGGAggctcccatgccctaagtgtagGAGGACGCACTTTGGGTTCTGCTTCATGTACCTACCTGTATACTATGGGTgcggtgtgaggggtcacattcagagggattgccgctcgtcccgccgaaatatgggcagaggtgcaGCGCGGCCAGCtaattctgtagctactacatccacaacacctctaGCTCGAGacaccccagcacccgcagggcatggtgcagctaggggtggtgcacaaaaTTCGGGAGGGCCCagtagattttatgctatgcggaggcatcaggattcagaggcttctccagatgttgtcacag aaccggaaaaGCTTCATGAGttgttctctatatctactccacGGGTTTATTGA